One stretch of Arachis duranensis cultivar V14167 chromosome 1, aradu.V14167.gnm2.J7QH, whole genome shotgun sequence DNA includes these proteins:
- the LOC107489765 gene encoding exocyst complex component EXO70B1 has product MRSDTSKFPKPFHLTDNLRVSETHSNKKRETQKDKIHRAGGRGMATTSLDGAGEDRVLATAQQILMSLNTPKEVRQDMLLIFSSFDNRLSTISDLIDADNDSKSTISDAVPADEEEQEEDLDRLEAAMKVILRWDASFSGGGDFLRHSTSILDSHVDGVEYFSAVDDIIQWIDENLSLAPPLPPRRAAMCDRAEKAIQIAMTRLEHELRHVLIHSTVPLDADSLYSSVHRVSLSFASHDGAATATAEIDGSSESFGKTPNHRFHERVASFEDENENDGVSINLVHPDAVPELREIVTRMIRSGYERECLQVYSGVRRDALDECLAIIGVERLSIEEVHRVEWKVLDEKMKNWVHALKISVGVLLSGEKRLCENVFGDLVEVKEVCFNEIAKGCVMQLLNFAEAVSICKRSPEKLFRILDMYEASRDVLPDLEAMVSDEFVAGEARGVLSGLGNAVIGTFAEFENCIRNETSKKLVITGDVHPLARYVMNYLKLLVDYSDPLNLLLEIREEDLYRFQNDFQGDVSQLEAISPLGQRTLLLMSELEFNLEEKSRLYEDNALQQIFLMNNLYYLVWKVRDSEIRKVLGDDWIRKRRGQIRQYATGYLRASWTRALACLKDEGIGGSSSLSSASKMALKEKFKSFNACFEEIYRIQTAWKVPDDRLREELQLSISEKVIPAYRSFVGRFSSHLIEGRHAGKYIKYTPEDLDTYLLNLFEGSPAVLHHIRRKST; this is encoded by the coding sequence ATGCGTTCTGACACTTCCAAATTCCCCAAACCCTTCCACCTCACAGACAACCTACGAGTTTCCGAAACGCACTCCAACAAAAAGAGAGAAACACAGAAAGACAAAATACACCGCGCTGGTGGACGAGGAATGGCCACCACTAGCCTCGACGGCGCCGGAGAAGATCGTGTTCTGGCGACGGCGCAGCAGATCCTCATGAGTCTCAACACTCCCAAGGAGGTTCGCCAGGACATGCTCCTCATTTTCTCCTCCTTCGATAACCGTCTCTCTACCATTTCTGACCTCATCGACGCCGACAACGACTCCAAGTCCACCATCTCCGACGCCGTTCCCGCCGATGAggaggaacaagaagaagaccttGACCGCCTCGAGGCCGCCATGAAAGTCATCCTCCGCTGGGACGCCTCCTTCTCCGGCGGCGGCGATTTCTTGCGCCACTCCACCTCCATCCTTGACTCGCATGTCGACGGAGTAGAGTACTTCTCTGCCGTTGATGACATCATCCAGTGGATCGATGAAAATCTCTCGTTAGCGCCGCCGTTGCCACCTCGCCGAGCCGCCATGTGTGACCGCGCCGAAAAGGCTATCCAGATCGCGATGACAAGGCTCGAGCACGAGCTCCGCCATGTGCTGATCCACAGCACCGTCCCCCTAGACGCCGACAGCCTCTACAGCTCGGTGCATAGGGTTTCACTCTCGTTCGCCTCACACGACGGCGCCGCCACCGCCACCGCCGAAATCGACGGAAGCTCGGAGAGCTTTGGCAAAACCCCAAATCACCGGTTCCACGAGCGCGTCGCGAGCTTTGAAGACGAAAACGAAAACGATGGCGTTTCAATCAATTTGGTGCATCCCGATGCGGTTCCAGAGCTGAGAGAAATCGTAACTCGAATGATAAGGTCTGGTTACGAAAGAGAGTGCCTTCAGGTTTATAGCGGTGTTAGGCGTGACGCTTTGGATGAGTGCTTGGCTATTATTGGTGTCGAGAGGTTGAGTATCGAAGAGGTTCACAGGGTTGAATGGAAGGTTCTAgatgagaagatgaagaattgGGTTCATGCTCTTAAGATTAGTGTTGGGGTTTTGCTGAGTGGTGAGAAGAGGCTCTGTGAAAATGTGTTTGGGGATTTGGTTGAGGTCAAAGAGGTATGTTTTAATGAGATTGCTAAAGGGTGTGTTATGCAGTTGCTGAATTTCGCGGAGGCTGTCTCAATTTGTAAGAGGTCCCCGGAGAAGTTGTTCAGGATATTGGATATGTACGAGGCATCGAGGGATGTTCTACCTGATTTGGAGGCGATGGTTTCTGATGAGTTTGTGGCTGGTGAGGCCAGGGGAGTGCTTAGTGGACTCGGCAATGCCGTGATAGGGACGTTTGCCGAGTTTGAGAATTGTATTAGGAATGAGACTTCCAAGAAGCTGGTGATTACAGGGGATGTTCATCCGTTGGCTCGATATGTGATGAACTACCTAAAGTTGCTTGTGGATTACAGTGATCCCTTGAACTTGCTCTTGGAAATCAGAGAAGAGGATCTTTATCGGTTTCAAAATGATTTCCAGGGTGATGTTTCCCAGCTAGAGGCCATTTCTCCCTTAGGACAAAGAACGTTGTTGTTGATGTCTGAGCTTGAGTTTAACCTTGAGGAAAAATCAAGGCTCTATGAGGACAACGCACTGCAGCAGATATTCTTGATGAACAATCTCTATTACCTAGTGTGGAAAGTGAGAGACTCCGAAATCAGGAAGGTCTTAGGGGATGATTGGATCCGGAAGCGCCGTGGCCAGATTCGCCAGTATGCTACAGGCTATCTCAGGGCCTCTTGGACCAGAGCCTTGGCTTGTTTGAAGGATGAAGGAATTGGAGGGAGCTCTAGTCTTAGTAGTGCCTCAAAGATGGCCTTGAAGGAAAAGTTCAAGAGTTTCAATGCCTGTTTTGAAGAGATTTATAGGATTCAGACAGCTTGGAAGGTACCGGATGACCGGCTTCGTGAAGAGCTGCAGTTATCTATTTCGGAGAAGGTGATTCCGGCCTACCGCTCGTTTGTGGGAAGGTTTAGCAGTCATCTAATAGAAGGAAGGCATGCTGGAAAATACATTAAGTATACCCCAGAGGATCTTGATAcctatttattgaatttatttgAAGGGTCCCCTGCTGTATTGCATCACATAAGGAGAAAAAGTACATAG
- the LOC107489783 gene encoding SNF1-related protein kinase regulatory subunit gamma-1 isoform X1, with the protein MMAMDTMVAEGPRSPEAKLGLRVEDLWDVMEPQLSPTEKLNACFESIPVSAFPMAPSNKELEIKSDATLAEAVKVLARHNILSAPVVNVDAPEDASWLDRYIGIIEFAGIAVWILHQSEPTTPTSPSTPNTPTSASAIAAKANGLTFALELENLGLGSAATTSGNFFEDLISSEPYKNTKVCDISGTFRWAPFLALERSNSFLTMLLLLSKYKMKSVPVVDLGADRIDNIITQSAVIHMLAECAGLQWFESWGTKSLSEVGLPLVTPDQIIKVYEDEPVLQAFKLMRKKRIGGVPVMDRDQGKAVGNISLRDVQFLLTAPEIYHDYRSITVKDFVTAVRSYLEKNKDANPMSSELVTCKIDCTIKDLIKLLDDEKIHRVYVVDDDGNLQGLITLRDIISRLVHEPRGYFGDFFDGVLPLPLDCRV; encoded by the exons atgatGGCAATGGATACAATGGTGGCAGAGGGTCCAAGAAGCCCAGAAGCGAAGCTTGGGTTGAGAGTGGAGGATCTTTGGGATGTTATGGAGCCACAGCTAAGTCCTACTGAGAAGCTTAATGCCTGCTTTGAAAGCATCCCAGTCTCTGCGTTCCCAATGGCTCCTTCAAACAAAG AACTTGAGATAAAATCAGATGCCACACTAGCCGAAGCTGTAAAAGTGCTGGCACGTCACAACATTCTGAGTGCACCTGTGGTGAATGTTGACGCACCTGAAGATGCAAGTTGGCTTGATAGATACATCGGAATAATTGAGTTTGCTGGAATTGCTGTATGGATTCTGCATCAG tCTGAACCTACAACTCCTACAAGTCCATCCACTCCAAACACTCCAACCAGTGCAAGTGCTATTGCAGCTAAAGCAAACGGATTAACCTTTGCTCTAGAACTTGAAAATTTAGGCCTTGGATCTGCTGCAACTACTTCAGGGAACTTCTTTGAGGATCTCATTTCTTCTGAACCTTACAAGAACACCAAG GTCTGCGATATTTCAGGGACGTTCCGGTGGGCTCCATTTCTTGCTTTGGAGAGATCGAACTCGTTTCTAACCATGCTGTTGCTGCTTTCTAAGTACAAGATGAAGAGTGTCCCTGTGGTGGATTTAGGTGCTGATAGAATTGACAACATTATTACACAATCTGCAGTGATTCATATGCTAGCGGAATGTGCCGGGCTTCAGTGGTTTGAAAGCTGGGGAACCAAGAGTCTATCTGAAGTCGGTCTTCCCTTGGTGACACCAGACCAAATCATCAAG GTATATGAGGATGAACCAGTGCTTCAAGCATTTAAAttgatgaggaagaagaggattGGAGGGGTGCCTGTGATGGATAGGGATCAAGGCAAGGCAGTTGGTAACATAAGCTTGCGAGATGTTCAGTTCTTGCTAACTGCCCCAGAAATCTACCATGATTATAG ATCTATTACAGTAAAGGACTTTGTGACAGCAGTTAGAAGCTACCTAGAGAAGAATAAAGATGCAAACCCAATGTCAAGTGAATTGGTTACATGTAAAATTGATTGCACGATCAAGGATCTGATTAAATTGCTTGATGATGAGAAGATTCATCGGGTCTATGTCGTGGATGATGATGGGAATCTACAAGGACTTATCACGCTGAGGGATATCATCTCAAGGCTAGTACACGAGCCACGTGGCTATTTCGGTGATTTCTTTGATGGCGTTCTTCCCCTGCCTCTGGATTGCCGGGTTTGA
- the LOC107489783 gene encoding SNF1-related protein kinase regulatory subunit gamma-1 isoform X2, with protein sequence MMAMDTMVAEGPRSPEAKLGLRVEDLWDVMEPQLSPTEKLNACFESIPVSAFPMAPSNKELEIKSDATLAEAVKVLARHNILSAPVVNVDAPEDASWLDRYIGIIEFAGIAVWILHQSEPTTPTSPSTPNTPTSASAIAAKANGLTFALELENLGLGSAATTSGNFFEDLISSEPYKNTKVCDISGTFRWAPFLALERSNSFLTMLLLLSKYKMKSVPVVDLGADRIDNIITQSAVIHMLAECAGLQWFESWGTKSLSEVGLPLVTPDQIIKVYEDEPVLQAFKLMRKKRIGGVPVMDRDQGKAVGNISLRDVQFLLTAPEIYHDYRSITVKDFVTAVRSYLEKNKDANPMSSELVTCKIDCTIKDLIKLLDDEKIHRVYVVDDDGNLQGLITLRDIISRLVHEPRGYFGDFFDGVLPLPLDCRR encoded by the exons atgatGGCAATGGATACAATGGTGGCAGAGGGTCCAAGAAGCCCAGAAGCGAAGCTTGGGTTGAGAGTGGAGGATCTTTGGGATGTTATGGAGCCACAGCTAAGTCCTACTGAGAAGCTTAATGCCTGCTTTGAAAGCATCCCAGTCTCTGCGTTCCCAATGGCTCCTTCAAACAAAG AACTTGAGATAAAATCAGATGCCACACTAGCCGAAGCTGTAAAAGTGCTGGCACGTCACAACATTCTGAGTGCACCTGTGGTGAATGTTGACGCACCTGAAGATGCAAGTTGGCTTGATAGATACATCGGAATAATTGAGTTTGCTGGAATTGCTGTATGGATTCTGCATCAG tCTGAACCTACAACTCCTACAAGTCCATCCACTCCAAACACTCCAACCAGTGCAAGTGCTATTGCAGCTAAAGCAAACGGATTAACCTTTGCTCTAGAACTTGAAAATTTAGGCCTTGGATCTGCTGCAACTACTTCAGGGAACTTCTTTGAGGATCTCATTTCTTCTGAACCTTACAAGAACACCAAG GTCTGCGATATTTCAGGGACGTTCCGGTGGGCTCCATTTCTTGCTTTGGAGAGATCGAACTCGTTTCTAACCATGCTGTTGCTGCTTTCTAAGTACAAGATGAAGAGTGTCCCTGTGGTGGATTTAGGTGCTGATAGAATTGACAACATTATTACACAATCTGCAGTGATTCATATGCTAGCGGAATGTGCCGGGCTTCAGTGGTTTGAAAGCTGGGGAACCAAGAGTCTATCTGAAGTCGGTCTTCCCTTGGTGACACCAGACCAAATCATCAAG GTATATGAGGATGAACCAGTGCTTCAAGCATTTAAAttgatgaggaagaagaggattGGAGGGGTGCCTGTGATGGATAGGGATCAAGGCAAGGCAGTTGGTAACATAAGCTTGCGAGATGTTCAGTTCTTGCTAACTGCCCCAGAAATCTACCATGATTATAG ATCTATTACAGTAAAGGACTTTGTGACAGCAGTTAGAAGCTACCTAGAGAAGAATAAAGATGCAAACCCAATGTCAAGTGAATTGGTTACATGTAAAATTGATTGCACGATCAAGGATCTGATTAAATTGCTTGATGATGAGAAGATTCATCGGGTCTATGTCGTGGATGATGATGGGAATCTACAAGGACTTATCACGCTGAGGGATATCATCTCAAGGCTAGTACACGAGCCACGTGGCTATTTCGGTGATTTCTTTGATGGCGTTCTTCCCCTGCCTCTGGATTGCCGG CGTTGA